The following proteins are encoded in a genomic region of Cryptomeria japonica chromosome 11, Sugi_1.0, whole genome shotgun sequence:
- the LOC131074700 gene encoding chlorophyll a-b binding protein CP24 10A, chloroplastic, producing MSLARDLSDQISSDSKEYLSLPPTINSQFQSLFLLTTQREKKMAAAAAGAATSTACAVSNRLAGFSRGHIGGRPAGLRNRNRNGLFHCRVVAMAAVKKSWIPGVRGGGNLVDPEWLDGSLPGDYGFDPLGLGRNPNQLKWYREAELIHGRWAMTAVVGIFVGQAWSGVPWFEAGAQPEALAPFSFGTLLGTQLLLMGWVEGKRWVDFFNPESQSVEWATPWSRTADNFANATGQQGYPGGKFFDPLCLAGEIQNGKYVPDPDKLERLQLAEIKHARLAMVAMLIFYFEAGQGKTPLSALVL from the exons ATGTCATTGGCTCGAGATCTATCCGACCAGATTTCTTCCGATTCGAAAGAATATCTTAGCCTTCCTCCCACAATTAATTCCCAATTTCAGTCACTTTTCCTCCTAACAACACAAAGAGAGAAGAAAATGGCAGCAGCAGCGGCCGGCGCAGCCACAAGCACAGCATGCGCAGTTTCAAACCGGCTCGCGGGGTTCTCCAGAGGCCACATTGGGGGACGACCCGCGGGGCTCCGAAACAGAAACAGGAATGGGTTGTTCCACTGCCGAGTAGTCGCCATGGCAGCTGTGAAGAAATCATGGATACCGGGCGTCAGGGGCGGAGGAAACCTGGTCGATCCAGAATGGCTTGATGGCTC GCTTCCGGGCGACTATGGGTTCGACCCGCTAGGGCTAGGGCGAAATCCGAACCAGCTGAAATGGTACAGAGAGGCGGAACTCATACACGGGCGGTGGGCAATGACGGCTGTGGTGGGGATTTTTGTGGGTCAGGCGTGGAGTGGCGTTCCCTGGTTCGAAGCAGGGGCACAGCCAGAGGCTTTGGCGCCCTTTTCATTTGGGACCCTACTGGGGACTCAGTTGCTGCTCATGGGGTGGGTTGAGGGCAAGCGCTGGGTCGATTTCTTCAACCCTGAGTCGCAGTCGGTGGAATGGGCCACACCATGGTCGAGGACCGCTGACAATTTTGCCAACGCCACCGGTCAGCAGGGGTACCCTGGTGGTAAGTTCTTCGACCCTCTTTGCCTTGCAGGGGAGATCCAAAATGGGAAGTATGTTCCTGATCCGGATAAATTGGAGCGTCTTCAGTTGGCTGAAATCAAACATGCCCGGCTTGCCATGGTTGCTATGCTTATATTTTACTTTGAGGCCGGTCAAGGCAAAACTCCCCTCTCTGCCCTTGTACTCTGA